The genomic DNA CATGCCGTGAACAGAAATCCGAGTTCCCTACTTCTCCCCCAAGCCCCATCTCAATGTTCACTACCCTATGATCGCCTTCGTCCCAGCCGCCGTTTTCCCTAGATGATCAAAATGGACTACAACGACGAAGATTCCTTCTTGACAGCTGTCACCTCTCATACTGGAGATCAAggctgaaggaagaagagctctAATTGACGGTTGGATTCAGCTCTGTGGTTACTCGCTCAGCTCCTTTCAGGTATGCCGCTGCCAGTGGGGCGTGTTTCAACGTGGAGGCATGTTTGGCAGGTTGATGGTATTGGGAGAAGTCAATGGGGAGGGCATTGCgattggatgatgatgagccaCCGACGACCTTGCATAGTGTCGATAAGTTTCACGAGTTCTTGAAGAGCCCCAGAGGTATCGGTACGCTTCCTCATCGCCTATTCACCAATAGCACCCTCAACGCCGACGGAGACCTCAATCCAGTTGGTGTCAAGGTTGCCCATGCCACAATCCAGATGGGTATTGACCTCACCAAGACGCTCCCTATCGACCGCCCATTTGACCCTCTACCTGACCCTCCCGACAGTGATCGTTTGTCATCCCTGCGTTCGTCACGTCTCTCAAAGTACAtctgaaggagatgattgatAGCACCCATTATGACATTGCGGCTGGTCTGCGTAGATCATCCATGAGTAGCCTGTTGAACTGGTCTTTActcagcaccttcgtacaaacagtctcgTAGAGCAGTGTACTAGATAGTGATaagaaagaccagaaagttACAAAAGGGAAAATTAATATATGGTATAGAGTCTGACCGAAAAAAGACCACGTTGCCATCTATACATTAAGAAGCTAGACCAACTCCGTCATAGCCAAGGGAGTGATGggaaaaagcggaaggcACAGAAGGATCtcgaagagaagagaacCTCGAAGAAAGGCAAGATTGATCCGTCTGCTGGTGGCAGGGACGGGTCTTCGgcaggaggtggaggcgatAATGGTGGCGCTCAAGACcccaaggaggaaggcgaagatGCGTCCGGCAATGACTGGAATGCGAGCCCAAGCTCGAGCTCCAAGTCAAGCGGTTAGTCCATCAATCTTGTCAGAAATGGAGCTGATGCATCCGCGCAGGGTCAACCCCTTCTACCCCGATTGACTCCTCCAGGTCTGGTGCTGTCCACATCCAGGCCCTTTCTGCACTGGATAGCCCCCCTCTCCACTCGCCTCTAGTTCCCCGTGGTGTGTCCAAATGTGGATCAAAACTGGTAGCGAGCTGATGTCTATCCAATATCTTAGACGGAAAAAATCGCCACCTGATTCATCCCTTTCAATATTTATTCTTACAAAACGAAGCCACATCTACCACAATTCATGACGAAGATGTCTACACAATTGGTATGGAGATGGCATGTAGGGTGCGAAAGTTTTGCAGGggagttgatgaagaaggctcTGACGGAGTTAGTCTAGCTGTTCGTTTAGATAGACGACTACCTGGTCTTTTTCGTTCAGATTCTATACCCTACTTTATTTTTCTGTTTTGTagctttctggtctttcctcatcaccatcttgTACACTGCTGTAAGGGAACGAGGAGAACAATAAGgcagatgaggaagaagagaacaataagCAGTCGGGGAAGTAGTTTCGGAGGATCGacagggagaggaagaagaagagaggaagagaaggaagactgCCCGAGGAGGCGttagggaagagagaggtaCGAGTGGAGGAGACAGGGAAGTGTGGGAAAGCTGAGTCAGTTCGTAGAGCTGAGAGAGATATAAAAGGTGTAGCCTTTAGAGTAGATAAAATGCATTACCCAAGCAGCTTAGTCTTCTCGAATTCTCCAGTCTACCGAACCACTTCAGAGCTTCTAGTACAATTGAATACAAACGACCGAGGACATCGAACTATTGTAGCTTAAGGTGCTTTCCGACCTCTACGAGGACAGTGAGTCAATGCCGCTATCGGTACAgtgaaagggaaggaagcgaTAAAGAGGTAGATGCAGATGcgagcgaagaaggagaatgagaaggagaagaaggaaaattTAAGGTGGAAGCGCGCAAACGTGGAGATGCGGGCTGGCAGAAAACGAAAACAGGTAAAAGGGGTGTTCACGATTGGAGATGTGTTGCCGATGAGTTTTCATGTGGTTGGTGATCCAATTACCAAGCGCTCGACCGAGATGCTTGTTACTGTACGTACCCGCAACCTCACTTTCTTTCTACCTTTCCGCACTCAGACAACAAGACCTTCCTCTACCTTTGCCATTGCTTTCGTCTatgacttcttcttttatCCTATACCCTGCTAACCTCCAAAGGcaacaaacaacaacacTAACCCTCTGTTTTTCCTCATTTTTTAGCGTGCAGGAGGCGGTGTCCTCGCACCCCCACCCTCGGCGACTATAACCATCCTCCCCCTCTCTCGCGGTCAACTCGCCATCGAACCCACGCACGCCTCCGCCGTACATTCGATCGAGGAAAAAGGGGAGCAAAGTTGGAGAGTAGTGCTTTCGCAGGATTGGGTGCTGGATTGTATTGACAACGAGGAGGTGTTGGGGATGGAGGATTATCTGGTCAAGGTTGGCGATGTGGGAGCCGAGGATGTGCAGATGTACGTAAATGGAGGCgcaggaaaagaagaggagatgggtaTGAACTCGACGAGCGAAGGAATGAATAGTCTGAAGAGAAAGTTGGcgaatgaaggagagagagaaacgAAAAGACAAATGCCAGCAGCCAGATAGTCGCCGATGTGACTAGATGAAGGGCAAGAGAGCAGCGTTTACAATAGTTACGATCATGTGTATCATTCTTTCCAAAAAGACTTTATGCAACTACTTACACTTTTGTTACAAGGCTTGACCTGAGTATAGTTCGCTTTTGACTTGTACTGAGGCTGTCAACGGGGGAAGCCTTTGAAGAGCTTTGGAAGTTGTAgtaagaaggagatgggatCTGCCTTCTATGAGTCTAACGATTACTTATTTCCCTTCACATTGATTCGTACACCTCCTAGATCCTTCCGCCGCCCCCATACCCCATTCACCTCATTACTCTTGTTTGAGAGGGAAATCGTAGAGAAAGAAAGCAATCAAAAGAATAGGGAAGGCATGTAGCATTTACAAAAGGCTGAGGTTGTAGATGTTGGAAGAACAAACTTGCTACGTGAGTTGAACTACGGTTTTTTTATCATGCAATCAGAAGTGCCGAGGAGGGACGCATGCTAAGCTAAAAGATACAACAGCGCCAACACATCCGCCCCTATTGTTGCTCTATACCTGTCAGACTCCTTGCATCATGCCATACCATAGCCCCCCTCAATCCCTCTTTGACTCTTCACTTCCCCTGCCTCTCCGGCGTATTCAGCCTCGTCATTCCTTTTAAACTCCCTGTGCTAGCACTCGAACTCAAGCTCATCGGCCTCAGACCTTTCGGCGTCGTCGGAGTAGGTGAAGGATTTCTAAAGTTCGAGATGCGCGAACTGAAGAATCCGCCAATACCTGATCCAATCCCCCCTAATGTCGCACGGATGTTCTCAACAGATTGAGTCTGGGCTTGACCTTGCGTAGAGGACGCGTTGGTGGTGAATGTGGTTGTCGTTGATGAGAATGCTGTATGTGTTTGACTTGCAGTAGGGTCATTATTGCTATTCACTGACTGCCTTGCTCGTGCAGCCGCAGCTGCCTCATCTCTTTCGCGTAACCTGTTTGAAACCTCTGACCTTACACCGTCAAACGCTCTGAACAAGGACGATGAACcagcagagaaagcggAAGATAAAGCTTCGCGGGTCGGACCGAGCTGCTCATCGAGGCGAAGGTCGTGTAGTCCTTCTGTTATTATCCAGAAACATGTCAGTGTTAGACCACTTCATAATTAAATGAAATACATAAGACGTACCAGATATCCGCAGACTCAAGTCTGAAACGACGTTTACCTTCCCTTCACACGGATGTCTAAATACACcggaagggaaaaaaaggaaattTAGCACTCCTCTCCACGTCTGCGTTGggcaaagaaaaaatgagAAAGACATACCGAGGCTCATGGATATCAAACAACGTCTCATCCGTCGATTCATTCCAAATCTCGTAAACTTTTGTCCCCCTAAATACGCCCACCCACCCCTCTCCAAAATCCCTAATCGCCTCGGccccttctttcgttcCTCCTAATCCTGCCATCATTAAATCCTGTTGGTCGGGATCTCGGTCCACCATGCTGAGAGTActgacggaagaagaggaaggcgcGTTTGGCGAAGAAGTGGATAAAAGCGAAGGGTTGGGATTTGTTTGGGAGAGGTAATTGGAGTATTTGATAGAAGATAGTGCTGAAAGAATGTACTCTTCAAAACGTGCTCgaagatcatcatcactgccTCGATACCTGGCAAAGCTAAAATCAGCTTTTTCGCCTTCCTTATAATTCTTGGTGAACTCGAGAttaaaaaataaaataaaatgACGTGGTACGTACGATGGACGTTCACCTTCCGACTGAGGACCCAAGTTCCTAAATCAGCTCACCATTTTATACGCCGTGAAGGAGtagagatgaggaaaaaaaaacgtaCCAGACCCCAAGTCTCTTCAACCGTCTGCACCacatcatccatccatcttctaTCAGCCGCTGTAAGTCCTACCACCCTTTCAAGCTTCGGGTTGGGGAAGGTGAATGTATTGTTATCAATCTAATCTCGCAAAAAATCCCGTTAGCTCTTTCGGCTTTGGTACCTCTTGAACCTCGTCTGAACCTCGCGATAAGGATACAGAATTAGCTGAAGAGGGACAACGTACATTGACTAGTAAATCATATCTACACTCCTTTTGTTGTGTGACGATCTGATTCGTCGTACCGACCAACCAACTTTTAGCAGCAAGCGTATCCATCTGTTGAAGAGGCATGTATGGTTGGAAGAATGCGTCATGAGAAAATATTCTTAGTGCTGTACACGACATTTGATGGGATGGTGCGTTAATCACCGTTTACGCCGattggaggaaaagaaaaggacatACGTAAACCCATGAACCGCAACAAACTCGTTCTATCACTCGTTCTCAAAGATGTTGGTCTCACTTTACTCCTCTTTTGTTCCAAGGCGGGTGATCCAGAATCGCGTAGATTTAAGAGGAGTCCTGTTAATTTTCAGCAATGAAATTAGTTGGAACgtttgcttcttcttgcggagggggtggaggataGGGCAtgaaaggaagggaggaggggaaaaaggggaaaacGTACCAGGGATAAGAGAGACAAGAGAGTACTGGTAAGTGCAAAGTTTCTCCACTGGATAACCAAATAACATGATCTAAATCTCACTTGTTAATGGGCTTATTCTAGCTGTTAGACAAGGGGGCAAGGTAGGAATAGAGGTAGAGATGTATGGCAGACAAGGCAAGGTAGGTAAAATGAGTTGAAAGGTGCGTCGAGGTAAGGGATCTGTATAACAGGGCAGGAGGAGAGTAAAGGGACAAGGAGTGGTGGACGAGAGGGGAGATAAGGGCATGGACTTACGCGCTTTTGAAGCATAAGCATCTTGAGCAAAACGAGTGTCCGATGTCTGAATTTATGCACTAATTCTCTCAAGCTTGTTCCTAAGTAGTCGATCAAatccaacaacaaaaacaaaagcGTCAGTTTATTTTTTCTGTTCTTCGGGATTGTGAAGCGTGGACTGCAGGTTGTACGACCGCATTATGCACATTGCACAAGTACACTGCGTATTTGCACGAAAAACATCGCATACCGCGACTCCTAATGCAAAGTAACGTACAGCGTACAAAGTAAAGGAATGACGCAGCGAAAAGCGAAAGAAAAAACTAACCCATATACATAGCTTCCTCTCCGCTTTTACCTTCCAGGCCTGTCTCAAGAGAGGTATAGAAGTCTTCCAAGAGCTTGGTTTCGGCGAAATCGCGTTGGGCGAAGTAGGCGCGGGTGACGACGCCTAGTCTGTCTCTTATCGGGCCCTGCAGGGGCAGTTAGCCTTTTCGGGgggcagaaggagagatggaagggggggggaggaaCGTACAAAGATAGGGTGGCTGGC from Cryptococcus neoformans var. neoformans JEC21 chromosome 7 sequence includes the following:
- a CDS encoding cytoplasm protein, putative, with translation MPEPPHTSSPASNLDDSASVTNADNHRDVLDTIDLNDNDGSPIDPWKASEASTSAPSPSRGTSYTSAASFSHSHSPSLQKLSDDTTNPEETGPSANLARTAATTSLPVHWVNNGETPTVLGIAVVDFNHLIGPTVEFAFPPSLQNALSVDENLSKELPFLALPDGAHLSEEDYSYFHCTFSPSTHNSQQHNAETNIPTNQTLFGISCNRQLASSELHRRPSDVTRSMVQKAVIVIASHPIFGPIRDRLGVVTRAYFAQRDFAETKLLEDFYTSLETGLEGKSGEEAMYMGTSLRELVHKFRHRTLVLLKMLMLQKRIMLFGYPVEKLCTYQYSLVSLIPGLLLNLRDSGSPALEQKRSKVRPTSLRTSDRTSLLRFMGLPLRIFSHDAFFQPYMPLQQMDTLAAKSWLVGTTNQIVTQQKECRYDLLVNIDNNTFTFPNPKLERVVGLTAADRRWMDDVVQTVEETWGLSEGERPSYRGSDDDLRARFEEYILSALSSIKYSNYLSQTNPNPSLLSTSSPNAPSSSSVSTLSMVDRDPDQQDLMMAGLGGTKEGAEAIRDFGEGWVGVFRGTKVYEIWNESTDETLFDIHEPRHPCEGKVNVVSDLSLRISEGLHDLRLDEQLGPTREALSSAFSAGSSSLFRAFDGVRSEVSNRLRERDEAAAAARARQSVNSNNDPTASQTHTAFSSTTTTFTTNASSTQGQAQTQSVENIRATLGGIGSGIGGFFSSRISNFRNPSPTPTTPKGLRPMSLSSSASTGSLKGMTRLNTPERQGK